A genomic stretch from Prionailurus bengalensis isolate Pbe53 chromosome E2, Fcat_Pben_1.1_paternal_pri, whole genome shotgun sequence includes:
- the MYADM gene encoding myeloid-associated differentiation marker: MPVTVTRTTVTTTMSSSSGLGSPTIVGSPRALTQPLGLLRLLQLVSTCVAFSLVASVGAWTGSMGNWSMFTWCFCFSVTLIILIVELGGLQARFPLSWRNFPITYACYAALFCLSASIIYPTTYVQFLSHGRSRDHAIAATAFSCIACVAYATEVAWTRARPGEITGYMATVPGLLKVLETFVACVIFAFISSPYLYQHQPALEWCVAVYSICFILAAVAILLNLGDCTNVLPISFPSFLSGLALLSVLLYATALVLWPLYQFDEKYGGQPRRSRDVNCGDRHTFYVCNWDRRLAVAILTAINLLAYVADLVYSARLVFVRV, translated from the coding sequence ATGCCAGTGACCGTGACCCGCACGACCGTCACCACCACCATGTCGTCCTCCTCAGGCCTGGGCTCCCCAACCATCGTTGGGTCCCCTAGGGCGCTGACCCAGCCCCTGGGCCTCCTCCGCCTGCTGCAGCTGGTGTCCACCTGCGTGGCCTTCTCACTGGTGGCCAGTGTGGGTGCTTGGACGGGGTCCATGGGTAACTGGTCCATGTTCACGTGGTGCTTCTGCTTCTCCGTGACCCTCATCATCCTCATAGTCGAGTTGGGCGGGCTCCAGGCCCGCTTCCCCCTGTCCTGGCGAAACTTCCCCATCACCTACGCCTGCTACGCCGCCCTCTTCTGCCTGTCGGCCTCCATCATCTACCCCACCACCTACGTCCAGTTCTTGTCTCACGGCCGCTCCCGGGACCACGCCATCGCCGCCACCGCCTTCTCCTGCATCGCCTGCGTGGCTTATGCCACCGAAGTGGCCTGGACCCGGGCCCGGCCCGGGGAGATCACCGGATACATGGCCACCGTGCCAGGCCTGCTCAAGGTGCTGGAGACCTTCGTGGCCTGTGTCATCTTTGCCTTCATCAGCAGCCCGTACCTATACCAGCACCAGCCGGCGCTGGAGTGGTGCGTGGCCGTGTACTCGATCTGCTTCATCCTGGCGGCCGTGGCCATCCTGCTGAACCTGGGTGACTGCACCAACGTGCTGCCCATCTCCTTCCCCAGCTTCCTGTCCGGGCTGGCCCTGCTGTCGGTCCTCCTGTATGCCACTGCCCTGGTTCTCTGGCCGCTCTACCAGTTCGACGAGAAGTACGGCGGCCAACCGCGGCGCTCAAGGGATGTGAACTGCGGCGACAGGCACACCTTCTACGTGTGCAACTGGGACCGCCGGCTGGCCGTGGCCATCCTGACGGCCATCAACCTGCTGGCTTACGTGGCTGACCTCGTGTACTCGGCCCGCCTGGTTTTTGTTCGGGTGTGA